A single region of the Marinobacter salinisoli genome encodes:
- a CDS encoding patatin-like phospholipase family protein — protein MKFNPFNTRIGLALGGGAARGIAHIGVLKAFEEEQIPIHCIAGTSSGALVASYYAFGRPIDSILSIGSTLNLSKITKFTLERGGLFSTQPIREMIQRDLGDCRIEDAHIPLAICATDIETGEQLIFRKGNLADAVCASMAVPGLYVPVEIDGRILVDGGLVENVPISPLKRMGAGITVAVDLSHVSRYPKPKDTFDVISNAINIGIDFNTRKQLKKADIAVPLDLSRYSQTNNAKCVDELCMEGYYPMKNRVGRLLWHKRMNLLINLLKTARDLLPLKVPEIIKDLKRHALAVRHRS, from the coding sequence ATGAAGTTCAATCCCTTTAATACCCGAATCGGCCTGGCCCTTGGCGGCGGTGCAGCGCGGGGCATCGCTCACATAGGGGTGCTGAAAGCCTTCGAAGAAGAACAGATCCCGATTCACTGCATCGCCGGCACCAGCTCCGGGGCATTGGTGGCCAGCTACTACGCCTTCGGACGCCCGATCGACTCCATCCTGTCCATTGGCTCCACACTGAACCTTTCCAAGATCACCAAATTCACCCTGGAGCGCGGCGGCCTGTTCAGCACCCAACCGATCCGGGAAATGATCCAGCGGGATCTCGGGGATTGCCGCATCGAAGACGCCCATATTCCCCTCGCTATCTGCGCCACGGATATCGAAACCGGAGAACAGCTGATCTTCCGCAAGGGGAACCTGGCGGATGCCGTTTGTGCGTCCATGGCCGTGCCGGGCCTGTATGTGCCGGTGGAGATCGACGGCCGGATTCTGGTGGACGGCGGGCTGGTTGAGAATGTGCCGATTTCGCCACTGAAGCGCATGGGCGCCGGTATTACCGTGGCCGTGGACCTGAGCCATGTCAGCCGCTACCCGAAACCGAAAGACACCTTCGATGTGATCAGCAACGCCATCAACATCGGCATTGACTTCAATACGCGCAAACAATTGAAAAAGGCAGATATCGCGGTACCGCTGGACCTGAGCCGATACAGCCAGACCAACAACGCCAAATGCGTGGACGAGCTGTGCATGGAAGGCTATTACCCGATGAAGAACCGAGTTGGGCGGCTGCTCTGGCACAAACGGATGAATCTCCTCATCAACCTGCTGAAAACCGCCCGGGACCTGCTGCCGCTCAAGGTGCCTGAAATCATCAAAGATCTGAAGCGCCACGCTCTGGCGGTCCGTCATCGAAGCTGA
- a CDS encoding GatB/YqeY domain-containing protein: MADSSLKEQLNSAVKDAMRNKEKERLVTLRMAQAAVKQIEIDERRELGDEDVLKVLDKMLKQRRDAASQYDDAGRQELADKERAEMAIIEEFMPAALGDDELETLIRAAISATDAQGMQDMGRVMNELRPQVTGRVDMGQLSGKVKAALVG; the protein is encoded by the coding sequence ATGGCGGATTCATCACTCAAGGAACAACTGAACAGCGCGGTAAAGGATGCAATGCGCAACAAGGAAAAAGAGCGTCTGGTGACGCTGCGCATGGCCCAGGCCGCGGTTAAGCAGATCGAGATCGATGAGCGCCGTGAGCTGGGCGACGAAGACGTGCTGAAAGTTCTGGACAAGATGCTCAAGCAGCGTCGCGATGCGGCCAGTCAGTACGACGACGCCGGCCGTCAGGAGCTGGCGGATAAGGAACGGGCGGAAATGGCCATTATCGAGGAATTCATGCCCGCGGCCCTGGGCGATGACGAGCTGGAGACGTTGATTCGGGCCGCCATCAGCGCTACCGACGCCCAGGGAATGCAGGACATGGGGCGTGTGATGAATGAGCTGCGGCCTCAGGTCACGGGCCGCGTTGATATGGGCCAGTTGAGTGGGAAAGTTAAAGCCGCTTTAGTCGGTTAA
- a CDS encoding glutathione S-transferase family protein, whose product MITVHHLNNSRSQRVLWMLEELGVPYEIQRYERDPKTMLAPDSLKKIHPLGKSPVITDGDLVVAESGAIIEYLAHTYGKDTMLPPNGGQAWLDYTYWLHYAEGSLMPPLVMRLVFEKVKTSPMPFFIKPVAKGIADKTNQVFIGPMIKTHLDFVEAHLARNTWFLGDNLSAADVQMSFPLEASVARGIVGTSRPSITAWVEKVHARPAYQRALEKGGDYDFA is encoded by the coding sequence ATGATTACCGTTCATCACCTCAACAATTCCCGCTCGCAACGCGTGCTCTGGATGCTGGAGGAGCTGGGGGTGCCCTACGAGATTCAGCGTTACGAACGTGATCCCAAAACCATGCTGGCCCCTGACAGCCTCAAGAAGATTCACCCGCTCGGCAAGTCGCCGGTGATCACCGACGGCGACCTGGTGGTGGCCGAATCCGGCGCCATCATCGAGTACCTGGCCCACACTTACGGCAAAGACACCATGCTGCCCCCCAACGGCGGTCAGGCGTGGCTGGATTACACCTACTGGCTGCATTACGCCGAAGGCTCCCTGATGCCCCCACTGGTGATGCGTCTGGTGTTCGAAAAGGTGAAAACCAGCCCGATGCCATTCTTCATCAAGCCGGTAGCGAAAGGCATTGCCGACAAAACCAACCAGGTATTCATTGGCCCAATGATCAAAACCCACCTGGATTTCGTCGAAGCCCACTTGGCCAGAAACACCTGGTTTCTGGGGGATAACCTGAGCGCCGCTGATGTCCAGATGAGCTTCCCGCTGGAGGCCTCCGTCGCACGGGGTATCGTCGGCACCAGCCGACCGAGCATCACCGCCTGGGTAGAGAAGGTGCACGCCAGACCTGCCTACCAACGGGCCCTGGAAAAAGGCGGCGACTATGACTTCGCCTGA
- a CDS encoding PEP-CTERM sorting domain-containing protein codes for MIIFDGNNGGTPKMGIVETATAANSGNPDRYGMVLEFNDFDVYGGRSVGDNLNTGSFLRGDILLTTVDQDLSPNHGGLGVCSESPTCAGDSDSFSSNFGSDPGKDEVLFFDFMSAVTVDTFWLNGDHRETVDGVLGGDIKNSANALFNVYVSSDKSTYMNIFPDQVQPTDLEYIATGQTMSYQYWAIAASGWDPHSSYVEAISYVPEPAALSLLGLGLLGLSVRRRRSKA; via the coding sequence ATGATCATTTTCGATGGCAACAACGGCGGTACACCGAAAATGGGCATCGTTGAGACGGCAACCGCCGCGAATTCGGGTAACCCGGATCGCTACGGCATGGTGTTAGAATTCAATGACTTTGATGTGTACGGTGGGCGCTCGGTCGGTGATAATTTGAACACTGGGTCCTTTCTTCGGGGAGACATACTCCTTACGACCGTCGATCAGGATTTGAGCCCCAATCACGGCGGCCTGGGTGTCTGTTCAGAGAGCCCTACCTGCGCGGGTGATTCGGATAGCTTTTCATCAAACTTTGGCAGTGATCCCGGGAAAGATGAAGTCCTGTTTTTCGACTTCATGTCCGCAGTGACGGTGGATACCTTCTGGCTGAACGGGGATCACAGAGAGACGGTAGACGGGGTCCTTGGCGGAGACATCAAGAACTCTGCGAATGCCCTGTTCAATGTTTACGTAAGTTCCGACAAATCCACGTACATGAACATCTTCCCCGATCAGGTTCAGCCTACTGACCTGGAATACATTGCTACCGGTCAGACCATGTCTTACCAGTACTGGGCAATTGCGGCGTCGGGCTGGGATCCGCACAGCAGCTACGTTGAAGCCATCTCCTATGTGCCCGAGCCAGCGGCGCTTTCACTGCTTGGTCTTGGCCTGCTTGGTTTGAGCGTCAGGCGTCGGCGGAGCAAGGCGTAA
- a CDS encoding MFS transporter: protein MKSVSSLGFALFGAALTAISYGLARFAFGLFVPPIRSELELTPRLIGIIGSLPLISFLLASLVAPWVAIRLGARNAAVISGSFGVAGLVLISQSTGALSLGVGVFACGICTGLMMPALTAAMQVLVDRSVHGRVSSIMNAGTSVGVALAVPAVLFLAGIWRSAYMAFAALAVVGVIAAWFVIPSVSRVTPSDAAPPKPISALQWWRLLRLSLFAFAMGFVSAPFWIFAPDLVVNLGGLPGSETGWLWLAVGIAGLGGAVVADLADRNNPPITQALMLMMLAASLALLAASPGQIVLAAFSALVFGLAYMSLTGLYLMTGIRLLPGRLSMGPVLPFMAVSLGQASGSPLVGLLVDNLGYSTAFAAFSVFGIVVALLSPLYPHYIDFGTEEPEDEETGLQAAYDYQLQDEEGEPYTYDTEDSESASSDNTPLTQAR, encoded by the coding sequence GTGAAGTCGGTCTCAAGCCTCGGATTTGCCCTGTTTGGAGCGGCGCTGACCGCGATCAGTTATGGCCTGGCACGCTTTGCCTTCGGTCTGTTCGTGCCGCCGATCCGAAGCGAACTGGAACTGACGCCCCGCCTGATCGGTATTATTGGCTCGCTGCCACTTATCAGTTTCCTGCTGGCCTCGCTGGTCGCGCCGTGGGTGGCGATTCGTCTGGGTGCCCGCAACGCTGCGGTTATATCCGGTAGCTTTGGCGTTGCAGGACTGGTGCTGATCAGTCAGTCCACCGGTGCCTTGTCTCTCGGCGTGGGCGTCTTCGCTTGCGGCATCTGCACTGGCCTGATGATGCCGGCATTGACGGCGGCCATGCAGGTGCTGGTGGACCGCTCGGTGCACGGACGGGTCAGCTCGATCATGAACGCCGGCACCAGCGTGGGGGTCGCCCTGGCGGTGCCTGCGGTGTTGTTCCTCGCCGGCATCTGGCGTTCCGCCTACATGGCGTTTGCCGCCCTGGCTGTGGTTGGGGTAATCGCCGCCTGGTTTGTGATTCCTTCCGTGTCGCGGGTGACGCCATCCGATGCCGCCCCGCCAAAGCCGATCAGTGCCCTGCAGTGGTGGCGCCTCCTCAGGCTGTCCTTGTTTGCCTTCGCCATGGGATTTGTGTCGGCCCCATTCTGGATATTCGCGCCTGATCTTGTCGTCAATCTCGGCGGCTTGCCCGGCAGTGAGACCGGTTGGCTCTGGCTCGCCGTGGGTATTGCCGGGCTGGGCGGCGCTGTGGTGGCCGACCTTGCAGATCGCAACAATCCCCCGATCACCCAGGCGCTGATGCTGATGATGCTGGCGGCAAGCCTGGCCCTGCTGGCGGCGAGTCCGGGACAGATTGTGCTGGCGGCGTTCTCGGCACTGGTGTTTGGCCTGGCTTACATGAGCCTGACCGGGCTGTACCTGATGACGGGCATACGGCTGTTACCCGGCCGGCTATCCATGGGCCCCGTTCTGCCGTTCATGGCGGTGTCGCTGGGGCAGGCGTCGGGCTCGCCGCTCGTGGGGCTGCTGGTGGACAACCTTGGGTATAGCACTGCGTTTGCGGCCTTTTCCGTCTTCGGCATCGTGGTGGCGCTGTTGTCACCACTGTATCCGCACTACATCGACTTCGGCACCGAGGAGCCTGAGGACGAGGAAACCGGCCTGCAGGCGGCGTACGACTACCAGCTCCAGGATGAAGAAGGCGAACCGTACACCTACGACACCGAGGACAGCGAAAGCGCTTCGAGCGATAACACGCCGCTGACTCAGGCCAGATAG
- a CDS encoding rhodanese-like domain-containing protein, which translates to MNLKTLQEIVAETKASVHCLTPQAARELLANNADALVIDVREPGEVAEKRVAGTINIPRGVLEMKITEHTTDPDRPILLHCATGGRAALAAASLERMGFNSVSVIDCSCDDLIAHLGDA; encoded by the coding sequence ATGAATCTGAAAACCCTGCAGGAAATCGTTGCAGAAACCAAGGCTTCTGTGCATTGCTTGACACCCCAGGCGGCCAGAGAGCTGCTGGCCAATAACGCTGATGCCCTTGTCATCGATGTGCGTGAGCCGGGTGAAGTGGCTGAGAAACGTGTCGCCGGCACCATCAATATTCCGCGCGGCGTGCTGGAAATGAAAATTACTGAGCACACCACCGATCCGGACCGGCCCATCCTCCTGCACTGTGCCACCGGTGGCCGGGCAGCGCTGGCCGCAGCATCTCTCGAACGCATGGGTTTTAACAGCGTCAGTGTGATTGATTGCAGCTGCGATGACCTGATCGCCCATCTGGGGGACGCTTGA
- the ltaE gene encoding low-specificity L-threonine aldolase — MIDFRSDTVTRPSREMRDAMARAEVGDDVYGDDPTVNGLQAFAAERFGFEAALFTATGTQANLLAIMSHCGRGDEYLCGQSAHNYRYEGGGAAVLGSVQPQPIENETDGSICLDKARAAIKANDFHFAVTRLLSLENTIGGKVLSLDYQREARAFCDEHGLLLHLDGARVFNAAVNSNCDVTEITRHYDSVSVCLSKGLGAPVGSLLLGSRSFIDRATRLRKMVGGGMRQAGILAAAAQIALEQGPLRLHEDHDNARYLSNALSELPQLEVNPASTQTNIVYARCKSGKSAQLRDYLAKQDILITAGDPIRLVTHLDVSRQDVERLLDGVRRFYLA; from the coding sequence ATGATCGATTTCCGCAGTGACACAGTCACCCGGCCATCCCGGGAAATGCGCGACGCCATGGCACGCGCCGAGGTAGGCGATGATGTTTACGGTGATGACCCTACCGTGAACGGCCTGCAAGCCTTCGCAGCCGAACGCTTTGGTTTTGAAGCGGCACTCTTTACCGCCACCGGCACCCAGGCCAACCTGCTGGCGATCATGAGCCACTGTGGCCGGGGCGACGAATACCTGTGCGGCCAGTCGGCGCACAACTACCGCTATGAAGGCGGTGGTGCGGCTGTGCTTGGCAGTGTGCAACCTCAGCCGATCGAGAACGAAACGGATGGCAGCATTTGCCTGGATAAAGCCCGCGCCGCCATCAAGGCCAACGACTTTCACTTTGCGGTGACTCGCCTGCTCTCACTGGAAAACACCATTGGCGGCAAAGTGCTGTCCCTCGACTACCAGCGCGAGGCCCGCGCCTTCTGCGACGAACACGGATTGCTGCTGCATCTGGATGGCGCCCGGGTATTCAATGCCGCCGTGAACTCCAACTGTGACGTGACAGAGATAACCCGGCACTACGATTCGGTCAGCGTGTGCCTGTCGAAAGGCTTGGGCGCGCCCGTCGGGTCTTTGCTGCTCGGTTCACGGAGTTTTATCGATCGGGCGACCCGGCTTCGCAAGATGGTGGGCGGCGGTATGCGGCAAGCGGGGATTCTGGCGGCGGCCGCGCAAATCGCCCTGGAACAGGGGCCGCTCCGGCTGCACGAGGACCACGACAACGCCCGGTACCTGAGCAACGCCCTGAGCGAGCTGCCGCAACTGGAGGTCAACCCAGCCAGCACCCAGACCAACATCGTCTACGCCCGATGCAAGTCCGGCAAATCCGCGCAACTGCGTGACTACCTCGCCAAACAGGACATCCTGATCACGGCGGGCGATCCGATCCGCCTGGTGACGCACCTGGATGTAAGCCGGCAGGATGTCGAGCGGCTGCTGGATGGCGTTCGACGGTTCTATCTGGCCTGA
- a CDS encoding DUF6635 family protein — MPVVTPPPQTIPNAEITQAIGTGVERYFDDCRARIPGFIDRHFRYPGAIATNRKALGWDMLKAPANLLWAPFFALACLLKLLTQGRRRLGWLHSLADRVPAGFTTTVQQHISDLILMDLLNNGAQGSLLERHLIEALEAVYARHCREPVDHRAFTTTIEPLISDALSQYRVTRTASADITNSISCTVLGAFAFQKFTPGGIGIGMVLAAMLAKALAARDFILGETIGTWYYSWFPPEPSVATTAGALLVVMGTLSAFAALSGMIFDPVQAVVGLHRRRLHKLLDHLQRDFADRTRTSFRPKDQFVARILDTFDLIRSGLL, encoded by the coding sequence ATGCCCGTTGTTACGCCACCCCCGCAAACCATCCCGAACGCCGAAATCACGCAGGCCATTGGCACAGGGGTCGAACGCTATTTCGACGACTGCCGGGCACGGATTCCAGGGTTCATCGACCGGCATTTCCGCTACCCCGGCGCCATCGCCACCAACCGGAAAGCACTGGGCTGGGACATGCTCAAGGCACCGGCAAATCTGCTCTGGGCACCCTTTTTCGCACTGGCATGCCTGTTAAAATTACTGACGCAGGGCCGACGCCGGCTGGGTTGGCTGCATAGCTTGGCCGATCGGGTGCCGGCCGGATTCACCACCACGGTACAGCAGCACATCTCGGACCTGATTCTGATGGACCTGCTGAACAACGGTGCGCAAGGCTCGTTGCTGGAGCGTCATCTGATTGAAGCGCTGGAGGCGGTTTATGCCCGCCATTGCCGCGAGCCGGTTGATCATCGGGCGTTCACCACAACCATTGAACCACTGATCTCGGACGCTCTCAGCCAGTACCGGGTGACCCGCACCGCCTCGGCCGATATTACCAACAGCATTTCCTGCACCGTGCTCGGTGCGTTTGCCTTCCAGAAGTTCACCCCCGGCGGAATTGGCATTGGCATGGTGCTGGCGGCGATGCTAGCCAAGGCCCTGGCCGCGCGGGACTTCATCCTGGGTGAAACCATCGGCACCTGGTACTACAGCTGGTTCCCTCCCGAACCATCAGTGGCAACCACCGCCGGCGCACTGCTGGTCGTAATGGGGACGCTGTCGGCGTTTGCGGCCCTGTCGGGCATGATCTTCGATCCGGTGCAGGCGGTCGTTGGCTTGCATCGCCGGCGTCTGCACAAGCTGCTGGATCACCTGCAAAGGGACTTCGCGGACCGCACCCGGACCAGCTTCCGCCCGAAAGACCAGTTCGTCGCCCGGATTCTGGACACCTTTGACTTGATTCGATCAGGCTTGCTCTAG
- a CDS encoding NUDIX hydrolase, whose protein sequence is MAGNRGHRSAPSNRWSLRPREIPFRRRMTRAAVALIYRRTDNSGTQLLFIQRARREGDPWSGDMAFPGGRMQPEDASPRATAERETLEETGLDLGRHGRFRARLSDLITRHHSRWRPMVVTPYLYEWKGPKAVTLNHEVEHLVWVPLDFLAAEENQGRRPWRTPLGTLNMPCCRYQDYCIWGLSYSMVQELLAQGLP, encoded by the coding sequence TTGGCAGGCAATAGAGGACACCGTTCCGCACCCTCAAACCGCTGGAGCCTGAGACCCCGGGAGATCCCGTTCCGGCGTCGCATGACCCGGGCCGCCGTGGCGCTGATCTACCGGCGGACGGATAACAGCGGCACACAGCTGCTGTTTATCCAGCGCGCCCGGCGGGAAGGCGATCCCTGGTCCGGGGATATGGCCTTCCCAGGCGGCCGCATGCAACCGGAAGACGCCAGCCCCCGGGCCACCGCCGAACGGGAAACCCTGGAAGAGACCGGCCTCGACCTGGGTCGCCATGGCCGTTTCCGGGCCCGCCTTTCCGACTTGATAACCCGCCACCATAGCCGCTGGCGACCAATGGTCGTCACCCCCTACCTCTACGAATGGAAAGGCCCGAAAGCCGTGACGCTCAACCACGAGGTTGAGCACCTGGTCTGGGTGCCCCTCGACTTCCTGGCCGCCGAGGAGAACCAGGGCAGGCGGCCCTGGCGCACGCCGTTGGGCACGTTGAACATGCCCTGTTGCCGGTACCAGGATTACTGCATCTGGGGTCTGAGTTACAGCATGGTGCAGGAGTTGCTCGCGCAGGGCCTGCCCTAG
- a CDS encoding TerB family tellurite resistance protein — MLGHYSTGLFIEFAFGALFVAMHAYGRYNTPQSNRCSTTRLRFVACFALYAAALLSVYWLITVIAQIAPEIYDKVVSNLGQIPGNGTSGAAQVSPEFFDRLISALGEGTSGGSSGVTQTTPETFQKAIEALEREVGDSLSVTTPVSSEFVGNASVNYIPSGAESIEEKRELYRSPITTALIFTTLLPNFPMLKKVDQRLLQIFWDLAEIPGHAVKLAHRMYRAPYYIFPTKHEDIERKARSFDIQLNEDDLKDRRSPAFTWAAIYSLLLEIKGWHSDDKPRYQRFILSRESDYEALRMHFATLSARLAAYYRRVHEMDGKLQQIEHDFRETLISDSRDLFMKLCRLAANAVLDSETGVNARHQAIEELGFELADDGRENLNASQLLNLIALMMLTFMGLSLTLTQFATKGETIGEVVFLGFLMAANYGASAFIGIYPKEHWRFADIEATHRRPWAGYLASGLLAVAASLLVISALRFTRYTFEGGTYDEAFEELLRNLFWSYPYLFLSFAMGFGVAFVCDIDWQKWSTIQQRIADGTLLAVIMILAGCITFMAMYGLFIFEGNATKSPPQGQPPGTPPVYSLLDVFELLSQCLAAGLLNGLLVPHWFRTSRYSSPTQRISRFIDNHRQALRIEAGKLQRDELRSALVTAAAATAIADGLVDDTEREVFRNTLGKLAEHNILDFQIETGMEDMLNQTDLWRSGDADHRQKEVLKVLAPLRRKDKLSRLTIQLTVAIAYADGVFQESERKAVEKIVSALHRNVEKELATCGV, encoded by the coding sequence ATGCTAGGCCATTATTCTACTGGGCTGTTTATAGAGTTTGCCTTTGGAGCTCTTTTTGTCGCAATGCACGCCTACGGTCGCTATAACACCCCCCAGTCAAACCGTTGCTCAACCACCCGCCTTAGATTCGTTGCTTGCTTTGCCTTATACGCCGCAGCACTTCTGAGCGTTTACTGGCTTATTACTGTTATTGCTCAAATTGCGCCAGAAATCTACGACAAGGTTGTCTCAAATCTTGGTCAAATACCAGGGAACGGCACTAGTGGGGCGGCTCAAGTTTCTCCAGAGTTTTTCGACAGGCTAATCTCAGCGCTTGGAGAAGGAACAAGCGGCGGATCTAGCGGGGTCACTCAAACAACACCAGAAACCTTTCAAAAAGCGATTGAGGCGCTGGAGAGAGAAGTTGGGGACAGTTTAAGTGTAACTACTCCGGTTTCATCAGAATTCGTTGGCAACGCCAGTGTCAATTACATTCCGAGTGGAGCTGAGTCCATTGAAGAGAAGCGAGAGTTATATCGTAGCCCAATTACAACTGCGCTTATCTTTACCACGTTACTTCCAAATTTTCCCATGTTAAAGAAAGTCGACCAGCGCCTACTGCAGATTTTCTGGGATTTGGCAGAAATACCGGGACATGCGGTGAAACTTGCCCATCGGATGTACCGAGCTCCATATTATATCTTTCCCACAAAGCACGAAGACATCGAACGAAAGGCGCGATCTTTTGATATCCAGCTTAATGAAGATGATCTTAAAGATCGTCGCTCGCCAGCCTTCACGTGGGCAGCTATATACTCCCTTCTCTTGGAGATAAAAGGATGGCATAGCGACGATAAACCTCGCTATCAGCGGTTTATTTTAAGCCGCGAGAGTGACTACGAAGCCTTAAGAATGCATTTCGCAACCTTGAGTGCACGCCTTGCTGCCTATTATCGGCGGGTACACGAAATGGACGGCAAATTGCAGCAAATTGAACATGATTTTCGTGAGACGTTAATCAGCGACAGCCGAGACCTGTTCATGAAACTATGCCGCCTCGCGGCCAATGCCGTCCTTGACTCCGAGACAGGTGTAAATGCCCGACATCAGGCGATTGAGGAACTTGGGTTTGAGTTGGCAGACGATGGTCGGGAAAACCTTAACGCGTCGCAGCTATTAAACTTGATCGCTTTGATGATGCTGACATTTATGGGGTTATCACTTACGCTTACCCAGTTTGCTACCAAAGGAGAAACTATTGGTGAGGTTGTCTTTCTTGGCTTTTTAATGGCTGCCAACTACGGAGCATCAGCATTTATAGGGATCTATCCTAAAGAGCATTGGCGATTCGCCGACATTGAGGCAACCCATCGAAGGCCTTGGGCCGGTTATCTAGCTTCCGGTTTATTGGCCGTTGCCGCAAGCCTTCTGGTCATTTCAGCATTACGCTTCACCCGTTACACATTTGAAGGTGGCACCTACGACGAGGCTTTTGAAGAGCTACTTAGAAACCTATTCTGGTCCTACCCCTATCTCTTCCTCTCTTTTGCAATGGGTTTCGGAGTCGCCTTCGTATGCGATATCGACTGGCAGAAATGGTCAACCATCCAGCAACGCATCGCAGACGGTACTCTATTAGCAGTCATTATGATTTTAGCCGGATGCATCACTTTTATGGCCATGTATGGCCTCTTTATCTTCGAAGGCAATGCAACGAAATCGCCCCCCCAAGGACAGCCTCCAGGCACCCCCCCAGTATACAGCCTCCTAGACGTGTTTGAACTTCTTTCACAGTGTCTCGCGGCTGGCTTATTGAATGGTTTGCTAGTTCCCCACTGGTTCCGTACCAGCCGCTACAGTTCCCCCACACAGCGAATTTCCCGCTTTATTGACAATCACCGCCAAGCGTTACGAATCGAAGCTGGCAAATTGCAACGAGATGAATTGCGTAGCGCCCTTGTAACCGCAGCCGCAGCGACAGCGATTGCAGATGGCCTAGTGGACGATACGGAGCGCGAAGTTTTTCGTAACACCCTAGGCAAATTGGCCGAGCATAATATTCTGGATTTCCAAATCGAGACAGGGATGGAAGACATGCTTAATCAGACCGATCTGTGGCGTAGTGGAGATGCTGATCATCGCCAGAAAGAGGTCTTAAAGGTGCTCGCACCACTTCGGAGAAAAGACAAATTAAGCAGACTTACAATTCAATTAACGGTGGCGATCGCTTACGCCGACGGAGTGTTCCAAGAATCTGAGCGCAAAGCCGTGGAAAAAATTGTATCCGCACTCCATCGGAATGTCGAAAAAGAACTAGCTACATGTGGGGTATAA
- the cls gene encoding cardiolipin synthase, translating to MIGLLVTGFYVMGIIMAMHAALTTRTSTGAVAWTVSLVTMPFIAVPAYAVFGRNQFGGMVEAYEERADEVDPIIDGYRELLTPWTTPRSEAPSWYNAVHKLAEFGLVRGNSVELLINGEATFDSILKGIAQAERYILFQFYMIHDDGLGTRVKDALTERARAGVKVLVLYDEVGSSGLPDSYVDDLRAAGIEVSSFKPNQGWRNRFQLNFRNHRKMVVVDGRVAWVGGHNVGDEYLGLDPDFSPWRDTHVKIEGPAAIQVQLTSLWDWYWATRELPELEWEATPATGADQQVMILPTAPIGHVEQASLFFVSALSAAQKRIWLSAPYFVPDEAVMKALQLAALRGVDVRIITTGTPDSLPVYLAAFHYIEELRGLGIRFYAYKPGFLHEKVMLIDDRVSSVGTHNFDNRSFRLNFEVAAVILDEGFAAQMEAMFEQDFAHAEPIDPDSLAHRPLWWRLGVKLSRLAAPVL from the coding sequence ATGATTGGACTGCTAGTCACCGGCTTTTACGTCATGGGGATCATCATGGCGATGCATGCTGCGCTGACCACACGCACGTCAACCGGTGCGGTGGCCTGGACGGTCTCACTGGTGACCATGCCCTTTATCGCCGTGCCGGCATACGCGGTGTTCGGCCGGAACCAGTTCGGGGGCATGGTGGAGGCGTATGAAGAGCGCGCCGATGAAGTCGACCCGATCATTGATGGCTATCGCGAGCTGCTGACACCATGGACAACTCCGAGGAGCGAGGCGCCGTCCTGGTACAACGCCGTCCACAAACTGGCCGAATTTGGCCTGGTTCGAGGCAATTCGGTGGAACTGCTGATCAATGGCGAGGCCACCTTCGACAGCATTCTTAAGGGCATCGCCCAGGCGGAACGGTATATTCTGTTCCAGTTCTACATGATCCACGACGACGGTCTGGGCACGCGGGTCAAGGATGCCCTGACGGAACGGGCGCGCGCTGGCGTTAAAGTTCTGGTGCTGTACGACGAGGTTGGCAGCTCCGGGTTACCAGACAGCTACGTGGACGATTTGCGCGCCGCCGGAATTGAAGTCAGCTCATTCAAACCCAATCAGGGCTGGCGAAACCGGTTCCAGCTCAATTTCCGCAACCACCGGAAAATGGTGGTGGTCGACGGTCGCGTCGCCTGGGTAGGCGGCCACAATGTGGGGGATGAATACCTCGGACTGGACCCGGACTTCAGCCCCTGGCGCGACACCCACGTGAAAATTGAAGGGCCGGCGGCGATCCAGGTTCAGCTGACAAGCCTCTGGGACTGGTATTGGGCCACCCGGGAACTGCCGGAACTGGAATGGGAAGCGACACCGGCTACCGGGGCCGATCAGCAGGTGATGATACTGCCCACTGCCCCCATCGGCCACGTGGAGCAAGCCAGCCTGTTTTTTGTCTCTGCACTCAGCGCCGCCCAGAAGCGCATCTGGCTGTCTGCCCCCTACTTCGTGCCCGATGAAGCGGTCATGAAAGCGCTGCAACTCGCCGCCCTGCGCGGTGTCGATGTGCGGATCATTACCACCGGCACGCCCGACAGCCTGCCCGTCTATCTGGCGGCATTCCATTACATCGAGGAACTGCGCGGGCTCGGCATCCGGTTCTACGCTTATAAGCCCGGATTTCTGCATGAAAAAGTCATGCTGATCGACGATCGTGTCTCCAGTGTCGGCACCCACAATTTTGATAACCGGTCCTTCCGCCTCAACTTCGAGGTCGCCGCCGTGATCTTGGATGAGGGCTTCGCCGCGCAGATGGAAGCGATGTTCGAACAGGACTTCGCGCACGCCGAGCCGATCGACCCCGACAGCCTCGCACATCGACCGCTCTGGTGGCGGCTGGGTGTGAAACTATCGAGGCTGGCAGCGCCCGTTTTGTGA